One part of the Geothrix edaphica genome encodes these proteins:
- a CDS encoding AAA family ATPase has product MKPLRLSLDAFGPYAGLQELDFADLGDQSFFLIHGPTGAGKTSLLDGISYALYGQTSGGQRETRDLRSHFAAADTPTRVTFDFALGGKTYRVERTPEQQVPKQRGGGTKKQLYAAHLWELVDGAEVPLATEKPTVVDAKVADLLGFKASQFRQVVLLPQGRFQEFMLAGSAERQAILQTLFQTGRYAAIAEALAEEEKTLRGSLLTAQAEARQLLEQAGVATTQELPDRLAAAAQRVKDRSQEQTEARVASDQAEAVLREGKHLEAALARVHTLEQEAIRLAEAADSRALALTKAEGTLAEAEGEEPRREDLRRAIDRLKELEPRLVALEQARQETAEAARQGQHLKKLAEEQTQRRDAAGQEATRQKALLQQLQTEASQLKGRDGLLRLARQKRAQREQFDQAKQLAEHASAVHDSAQARLKAAEQSVQAARAQLRNLQERQLAAQAAHLAQNLNPGEPCPVCGSETHPRPAAPSSDHPDDQALRRAQTQQDEAEAALGQAQKTAAARFSDLETARARREDLAHHLGEDAHADPATLAAEEARSLEALERSRQAETSLTRAERIQAEAEEAQKLAEAQLAATAQRQSEVAFQAAGAQARVKVHEEALSEDLRIPGALAARRRKAEEALAQSESSRKAARAARDAAQTVAIEAEAALKSHGNRLETARVEVRKTEAEFTAALAAAGDESQPEGMAVPDLPSLQIARDRAQARFSQAGEALGQAQSEQASLQRLATTLAALEARQGAEERRHRAAASLARVARGEDGARVSFERYVQGALLDEVLVSASERLRRMSKQRYALQRATGGGDLRRAGGLELEITDSHTGRARAVSSLSGGEGFQASLALALGLSDVVQRHAGGIRLDTVFIDEGFGSLDSEALDLALRTLEELNQGGRLVGLISHLDDVKARISARLEVTPGPGGSHARFRID; this is encoded by the coding sequence ATGAAGCCCCTGCGCCTCAGCCTGGACGCCTTCGGTCCCTACGCGGGACTGCAGGAGCTGGACTTCGCGGACCTGGGCGACCAGTCCTTCTTCCTCATCCACGGCCCCACGGGCGCGGGCAAGACCAGCCTCCTCGACGGCATCAGCTACGCCCTCTACGGCCAGACCAGCGGCGGCCAGCGCGAGACCCGCGACCTGCGCAGCCACTTCGCCGCCGCGGACACCCCCACCCGCGTGACCTTCGACTTCGCCCTGGGCGGGAAGACGTACCGGGTGGAGCGCACGCCGGAACAGCAGGTGCCGAAGCAGCGGGGCGGCGGCACGAAGAAGCAGCTCTATGCTGCCCACCTGTGGGAGCTGGTGGACGGCGCCGAGGTGCCCCTGGCCACGGAAAAGCCCACGGTCGTGGATGCCAAGGTCGCGGACCTGCTGGGCTTCAAGGCCAGCCAGTTCCGGCAGGTGGTCCTGCTGCCCCAGGGCCGCTTCCAGGAGTTCATGCTGGCAGGCTCCGCCGAGCGCCAGGCCATCCTCCAGACCCTCTTCCAGACCGGCCGCTACGCCGCCATCGCCGAGGCCCTGGCGGAGGAGGAGAAGACCCTGCGCGGCTCGCTCCTCACAGCCCAGGCCGAGGCCCGGCAGCTCCTTGAGCAGGCTGGCGTGGCAACCACCCAGGAACTGCCTGACCGCCTAGCGGCTGCGGCCCAACGCGTGAAGGACCGAAGCCAAGAACAGACGGAAGCCCGGGTCGCCTCCGACCAGGCCGAGGCGGTCCTGCGCGAGGGGAAGCATCTGGAGGCGGCCCTCGCCCGGGTCCACACGCTGGAACAGGAGGCCATCCGCCTGGCGGAGGCCGCGGATTCACGGGCCCTGGCCCTCACCAAGGCCGAAGGTACTCTGGCCGAGGCCGAAGGCGAGGAGCCCCGCCGCGAGGACCTGCGCCGCGCCATCGACCGCCTGAAGGAACTTGAACCCAGGCTGGTGGCCCTGGAACAGGCCAGGCAGGAAACTGCGGAGGCCGCCCGGCAGGGCCAGCACCTCAAGAAACTGGCCGAGGAGCAGACCCAGCGCCGCGATGCCGCCGGACAGGAGGCCACGCGCCAGAAGGCCCTCCTGCAGCAGCTGCAGACCGAGGCCTCCCAGTTGAAAGGCCGCGACGGCCTGCTCCGCCTGGCCCGCCAGAAGCGGGCGCAACGCGAGCAGTTCGACCAGGCGAAGCAGCTGGCCGAGCACGCCTCGGCCGTCCATGACTCGGCCCAGGCCCGGTTGAAGGCCGCCGAACAGTCGGTCCAGGCGGCCCGCGCCCAGCTCCGGAACCTCCAGGAACGGCAACTCGCCGCCCAGGCAGCCCACCTGGCCCAGAACCTGAACCCCGGCGAGCCGTGTCCCGTCTGCGGCAGCGAGACCCATCCCCGGCCCGCGGCGCCTTCCTCGGACCATCCGGACGACCAGGCCCTCCGGCGGGCCCAGACCCAGCAGGACGAGGCCGAGGCGGCCCTGGGCCAGGCCCAGAAGACGGCCGCCGCGCGCTTCTCGGATCTGGAGACGGCCCGTGCCCGCCGCGAGGATCTCGCCCACCACTTGGGCGAGGACGCACACGCCGATCCCGCCACCCTGGCGGCCGAGGAGGCGCGATCCCTGGAAGCACTGGAACGCAGCCGCCAGGCCGAGACCAGCCTGACCAGGGCCGAGCGGATCCAGGCCGAGGCGGAAGAGGCCCAGAAGCTGGCGGAGGCCCAGCTCGCCGCCACCGCCCAGCGCCAATCGGAGGTGGCGTTCCAGGCAGCCGGGGCCCAGGCCAGGGTGAAGGTCCACGAGGAGGCCCTGTCGGAGGACCTACGCATTCCCGGAGCGCTCGCGGCCCGGCGGCGGAAGGCGGAGGAAGCGCTGGCCCAATCTGAATCCAGTCGGAAGGCGGCCCGCGCAGCCCGGGACGCGGCCCAGACGGTGGCCATCGAGGCGGAGGCTGCCCTCAAGTCGCACGGGAACCGCCTGGAAACTGCCCGGGTGGAGGTCCGGAAAACCGAAGCCGAGTTCACGGCGGCCCTGGCGGCGGCCGGTGACGAATCTCAACCCGAAGGAATGGCCGTGCCGGACCTGCCTTCCCTTCAGATCGCCCGGGACCGCGCCCAGGCCCGCTTCTCCCAGGCCGGCGAGGCCCTGGGCCAGGCGCAATCCGAGCAGGCCTCGCTCCAGCGCCTCGCCACGACCTTGGCCGCGCTGGAGGCCCGACAGGGCGCGGAGGAACGCCGCCACCGCGCCGCCGCCAGTCTGGCCCGCGTGGCCCGGGGCGAGGATGGCGCCCGGGTCTCCTTCGAGCGCTACGTCCAGGGCGCTCTCCTGGACGAGGTGCTGGTCTCAGCCTCGGAGCGTCTGCGCCGCATGAGCAAGCAGCGGTACGCCCTGCAGCGGGCCACAGGTGGCGGCGATCTGCGGCGGGCCGGGGGCCTCGAATTGGAGATCACGGACAGCCACACGGGACGCGCCCGGGCCGTGAGTTCCCTGTCCGGCGGCGAAGGCTTCCAGGCCAGCCTGGCCCTGGCGCTCGGCCTCTCCGATGTGGTGCAGCGCCACGCCGGCGGCATCCGCCTCGACACCGTTTTCATCGACGAAGGCTTCGGCAGCCTCGACTCCGAGGCCCTGGACCTGGCCCTCCGCACCCTGGAGGAACTGAACCAGGGCGGCCGCCTGGTGGGCCTCATCAGCCACCTGGACGATGTGAAGGCCCGCATCTCGGCCCGGCTGGAAGTGACGCCAGGCCCCGGCGGGAGCCACGCCCGGTTCCGGATCGACTGA